The Vitis vinifera cultivar Pinot Noir 40024 chromosome 3, ASM3070453v1 region aatacttaaaaataataattaaataataaattttaaattaacaacttaaatataatttaacttaataaataataagttttaccaaatatttCAGTCACTtctaatcaaatataaaaaacactaataaagtaaataaaagaaaaaaaattatttaatgtaaATAATCTtctatttatatgttttttgaaaatatggatatccaaaaataataataataataattaaatttacaaccaaaaatattataactttctCGACCACCCCCATCCACATGCTTTCCGCCTCCCTTACATTAAAACATCTCACCGAcataccaaaaacaaaaaacaaaaaaacaaagaacatGCTTCGATCGAACATTAATCATCAAATAAATTCAATCTTATTCCACAAATCATGCCTAGTTGACCAACCCTAAACCTTATTTTGCTTCCACAATTCTCAAAATCCGCACATTAAAGTACGCTCCGTAACCATCCATGATTATCAacaaagtcaaaattttcaaattttatacgCTTTCTTTTAGCCACTAACCCGACATAGACCACTAAGTTTGAAATTAGGCTCaccccatttatttatttatttattattatttatttatttatttttttattgtgtgGAATGTTCTTCGCAATTTCTAGTGGCTTTTCTTTGTTTCCCAATGCGGGAACCAATATTGAATTGTGTAGAAAATGTACGTGAAAAACGTGGGCTGTGGCAATTTCTTGGAATGACCCATACGTTTGAAATCAACCTACTtttgaaaatggtaaaataatttttttgttacctTAGTGGGTTTCATGATCTTCTTGTGAAGCACATGCCCACTTTTGGGAGTTTGCGTGTGTTTCGGGGTTGACACCTGGACTGcatttttgaaagaaagaagGTAATGGAGTAGAAGCCATCGAATTTGTAGAAGATTAATAGAGTAAAGTCTTTCTTTTACCTCCAAGTCTATGGTGCAATCAATTTTTTAGTGCTTTTGAAGTTAAAAAGTAAGGAAAGATTAGGGAGAATGACTCAACGTCAATGCTTTGAGGTTATTTTTCCAACTTTTGAAAAAGACATCCACCCTCCCATGTGTTGCCCAGCCATGAAAGCAGGCTTTCTTCCTGCTGAATCTACGATGAAGTGTTTTTGTGATATAATATTAAAGTCATGTCCCTTCTAAGGTAGATGTTTGGGTTGGTGGGATATCTTTAGAACAAATTTGGGATTATGATATGTGTTTAAATCTCTATTATTGTTGTGCCGTGGGCTCTGGATTACATGTTCAGGCGACCAATCAACTTGGGCTATTTTGAATGGGTGGGTCggttggtttttttatttatttaataagttCTTACATAatttaaccaaaataaaataaataaaagacaagACCAATTAACTGCAAGTTTCATGAACTGCCAAAGTCCACCACAGCTAAGGATATTTCTCCAATGTTTTTCCAGTccatttcatatataaaaaattttgaactttctaCTTCTATAAATTAACAACAACAGTTTCCAAAGCCCATTAATTTGTGGGTATAAGACAGTTTTCCAGCAGATTCCAGAAACATAAAGTTGAGGCCCAGCCACAATTTAGTAGCCTAGGGTGGGGGTCCAAGGAAAAAAGCTCAGCCTACTTCCCATACTATCACTCTTGAGGCCACTCATTGTATCAAAGACTTAGAGTGCTTGCGTTTCTTCTTCGAGGGTGCTTCTCCTGAAGCCGCAATGTATGTTTCAGGATTGACATTCTCAAGGGATTTTTGCTTCCCAAACTCCTTTGCCTTTTTCTGCAATGCAACCAATCACCGGATATGCAATTAAGTtaagaaacaagaaaatttttaagCATATTGGCAATATATTTCAGTTATACAGAACAAGAATACATCTGCAAAggtttagaaaacatttttagtataaaaaacacttttggaGAAAAATCAAACGTTtggcaaaattttaaaaatactttaaaaagtTGGAAAATCCCTTGTGGTGTTCCATGGAGAAGCACTTGATAGGTGATTCTTCTGAAAACAGTTCTAGAGGAAGCACTTCAACTAAAAGTACTCCAAATAGTAACACTCCCAAACGTACTCTAGGTTTcatcatcccaattacctttaACGACATGGCCATTGCAGCCACATCATTCTTGTCATCAGCAGATTTGCTTGGATCCTGCACCATGGGTTCCTGCAGTGGCAAAACAAAGttttaatgatgaaataaaataaatacagtTGAAGGTATGATGCAAGCGAAGGAGCTCCAGAATCAAACCATGGGAGGAACAAATGCagcttctctttttcttttgttctctgCTGTTTTTTCTGCCTGCTTCTCCAGCTTCTGTTGCCACTTCTTCGCAAACTTCTTTTGATCACTTAAGAAGTACTCACCACTTTCCAGTTGTAGGTCAACCTGAAGATATTTCAGAGCATTGCATGTTTAGGAAATAATACATTGGACAGTCCATAAGCAGAAAACAGAAAAATTTTGATGCTAAAGAAATATTTCCATCGAAATTGTTTCCAGAAGATACAATGGAAACAGTGGATTCTTTACTAGAAACTAAAAGGCACCAGAGATGATATTCTCACCTTGCTAGGTGGCTGAGGAGGAGGGAAGGGTGTATATGGCTTCTTCTCCTTGCTCTTAACTTTCTTTTGTTTAACATTTTTCCTGGAAATGATATACAAATGATgtaaaaaagttaataaatggAAAACCTGAAACAACACAGATACTGAAGTTAAAAACTATATGCGTATAGAAGAAGGGTGTGGTAAATGTCATACTTCTTAAACTTTGGAAGAAACCTATCCCAGTTCTCATTTTCAAGTGCTGGATCACTAGCAAGTTCTCTCTTCATCATCAAGGTCTACTCATGAAAGGAAAAAGGAGAATCAACAGATCTACAACCATTAAAGAATGCAGTTTTGCTAGAGTAGAATCAAAGAATTCCGGCCTATTCACCTTGATATGATATACTGGATGCATTTTATTCTGTATACAGTCTTCCACCACCCTTCGGACTTGTTTTAGACCTTTAAATGAACCCATAGCAGCAACAGTGTTCCCCTGctcatttaaaagaaaaatgaaaaagagcaaGAATGGAACAaatgaaaacagaaaatattCAAGTTAAGACAAGAATGATCACATTAAGTTGTGCGATTCAATGGAAGAGTAGTGAAAAAAATGTACCTGAACAAGAATATAGCATCCTGTCAAAATTTCAAGTGCCTGCATTGCAATATTACTGTCAGAGATACACCAAAAAGAGGAATCTAAGAAACATACATGATACAGCATATCATGTTCTAGGCATCAAGTTAGAATTAGTGGCCAAAGCGCACCCGACCAAGGGAGCacacatttttttcttgttgttgAGAGAAGGATGAGGGAGAAGCATGACATCAAATCTCAGACCATTATACACACCTTTAGAGTGGAAGAGTTGGGGCCCACAAGATGTTGCCTACGCTTAAC contains the following coding sequences:
- the LOC100245609 gene encoding KRR1 small subunit processome component homolog isoform X2, with product MEESNGEVEVERKEKTKHKGKHDKPKPWDDPSIDHWKVDKFDPSWNEGGMLEVSSFSTLFPQYREKYLQEAWPTVRGALKEFGVKSELNLVEGCMTVSTTRKTRDPYIIMKARDLIKLLSRSVPAPQAIKILNDEMQCDIIKIGSLVRNKERFVKRRQHLVGPNSSTLKALEILTGCYILVQGNTVAAMGSFKGLKQVRRVVEDCIQNKMHPVYHIKTLMMKRELASDPALENENWDRFLPKFKKKNVKQKKVKSKEKKPYTPFPPPQPPSKVDLQLESGEYFLSDQKKFAKKWQQKLEKQAEKTAENKRKREAAFVPPMEPMVQDPSKSADDKNDVAAMAMSLKKKAKEFGKQKSLENVNPETYIAASGEAPSKKKRKHSKSLIQ
- the LOC100245609 gene encoding KRR1 small subunit processome component homolog isoform X1 produces the protein MEESNGEVEVERKEKTKHKGKHDKPKPWDDPSIDHWKVDKFDPSWNEGGMLEVSSFSTLFPQYREKYLQEAWPTVRGALKEFGVKSELNLVEGCMTVSTTRKTRDPYIIMKARDLIKLLSRSVPAPQAIKILNDEMQCDIIKIGSLVRNKERFVKRRQHLVGPNSSTLKALEILTGCYILVQGNTVAAMGSFKGLKQVRRVVEDCIQNKMHPVYHIKTLMMKRELASDPALENENWDRFLPKFKKKNVKQKKVKSKEKKPYTPFPPPQPPSKVDLQLESGEYFLSDQKKFAKKWQQKLEKQAEKTAENKRKREAAFVPPMEPMVQDPSKSADDKNDVAAMAMSLKVIGMMKPRVRLGVLLFGVLLVEVLPLELFSEESPIKCFSMEHHKGFSNFLKYF